Below is a window of Flavobacterium sp. CFS9 DNA.
TACTCATGTTTCCGCGAAGTTCTTCTAAGTCGTAATCATAAATACTTTTTCCGTCAACAATAATGTCGCCAGATGTTCTGTCGTAAAATCGCAAAAGAAGCGAAGATATAGTTGATTTTCCGGCGCCACTAGGGCCTACAAGCGCAATTTTCTGTCCGAACTCGGCAGTGAAATTGACCTCTTTTAATACCTCAACTTCTTTTCTGGAAGGGTAACTGAAAGCAACATTTTTGAAGGAAAGATTTCCTTTGATTTTTTCAATAGGAGTAGTTCTTGTTTTGGCATTGATATTTTCCGGAGTTTCTTCCAATAATTCGAAAACGCGCTCCGTTGCACCAACAGCTTTTTGAATCTGTGCATACATTTCGGCAATTCCTCCAAAAGAGGCTCCAATAAATGTGGTATAAAGTACAAAAGAGATCAAATCGCCTACACCTTCAACTTCACCTTTAATGGTCAGAGTAATTCCATACCAAACCACAGCAACCACGCAGCCAAAAAGGCACAGAATGATAAAAGAAGCAAAGTAACCTCTGTACTGACCGCCTTTAATAGCGATTTTCACAATTTCTTTAATTTTATTTTTATAACGCTGAATTTCGTACCATTCGTTGGCAAAAGCCTTTACATTGCTTATTCCTTGTAGAGTTTCTTCGACAATCACCTGGCTTTCGGCTACTTTATCCTGTGTTTTCTTCCCATATTTTCGAATGAATCTTCCAAAAACAACCGCTGCTACAGCGACAACAGGTACAATAGCCAACATCATTAAAGTTAACTTTGGACTGATGTTGCCTAGAATAACAAATCCACCAATTATTAGAATCGACTGACGTAAAAATTCAGCAATGGTTGTAGTAAAAGTATCCTGTAATTGTGAAATATCAGCACTGATTCGGCTGTTTAGTTCTCCAACACGTTTTTGAGAATAAAATGACATTGGAAGTTTTACTAAGTTTTCATACAAAGCAAAACGGATGTTTGAAAGCGAGTTTTCGGTAAAATTTACAAAAAGCGAAATTCTGAAAAAAGAGAAAATAGCTTGCAAGGTAAGGATCACCATAAGTCCAACCGCAATTTCGTTGGCTCTGTTGAGATTTTTATTGGTAACACAATCTACAAGCATACCCATTAGTTTCGGAAAGGCGAGGGCGGTGGCGCTGGTTAATAAGAGAAAAATCAATCCCAGAAAGAATTTCCATTTGTGATTTTTACCGTATTTAAAAATTCGTAGTGCTTTTTGAAGTGAATTAGAGTCTAATTTAGCTTTAGGTAAATCGTTTTCTTGATATCTAGGCATTTGAGTATACTATTAAGGTATGCAAATGTATGATTATAGCCAGTGAATACAAAAGAATATTCGAAATTAGGCTTTGAGAATTCGTTTTTTAACTAAATGGCAAAAAATGATGAAAAATATTTTGGTTTTAAAAGATTGATAAATAGATGACTAAAAATTATTTCGCAAAATGATGTAATTTTTCTTCAAAATAAGCTTGTAAATACAAAATCTAGTCGTAAGTTTGCACTCGCAATCAACAACGATAGCAACCTAGTAAAATAGGGCGATTAGCTCAGCTGGTTCAGAGCACCTCGTTTACACCGAGGGGGTCGGGG
It encodes the following:
- a CDS encoding ABC transporter ATP-binding protein, translating into MPRYQENDLPKAKLDSNSLQKALRIFKYGKNHKWKFFLGLIFLLLTSATALAFPKLMGMLVDCVTNKNLNRANEIAVGLMVILTLQAIFSFFRISLFVNFTENSLSNIRFALYENLVKLPMSFYSQKRVGELNSRISADISQLQDTFTTTIAEFLRQSILIIGGFVILGNISPKLTLMMLAIVPVVAVAAVVFGRFIRKYGKKTQDKVAESQVIVEETLQGISNVKAFANEWYEIQRYKNKIKEIVKIAIKGGQYRGYFASFIILCLFGCVVAVVWYGITLTIKGEVEGVGDLISFVLYTTFIGASFGGIAEMYAQIQKAVGATERVFELLEETPENINAKTRTTPIEKIKGNLSFKNVAFSYPSRKEVEVLKEVNFTAEFGQKIALVGPSGAGKSTISSLLLRFYDRTSGDIIVDGKSIYDYDLEELRGNMSIVPQDVILFGGTIRENIAYGKPDATNEEIIAAAKQANAFNFVEGFPEKFETLVGERGVKLSGGQRQRIAIARALLKNPSILILDEATSSLDSESEKLVQEALEVLMEGRTSIIIAHRLSTIRNADKILVLDHGKITEEGTHQELINLENGTYRNLSNLQFSNS